The region TCTGACTACATGCCAGCACTAAATAATTTAGCTGCCACCAAAATAAAAGAAAAAGATTATAAAGCAGCTATCGACGAATATACTAAAATAATTCAAAAAGATTCTAATTACGGTTACGCATACTTAAACAGAGGCATCGCATATGAAGAATTACGAATGCAAAAAGAAGCTTGTGCCGATTGGAATAAAGCCAAAGAACTTGGCGTAAATGCAGTTAATCAATTCATGTCAGATTGTAAATAATAGGAGGATTAAAAATGAAAACAATAAAATATTTAATTAACTTATTTTTATTTGCCTTTTTATTTAATAACACGAATGCACAAGAAGTTATCATAAAAAAAGAAGATTTTGCAAGTAAAGACGATTACAAAATTGCTAAAGAATATTTATCTAAAGCCGAAGAATATTATGTCTTAGGACGAGGAGGAATGAAATCTGCTTTAGATTTTTATCTTAAAGTACATCAATATATCCCTAATCATGCTATGCTCAATTACAAAATTGGTTCGTGCTATTTGCATTCCATCCAAAAAGTAAAATGCCTCGATTATTTCAAAAAAGCCTATAGTCAAAATCCCACCATTCAACCCGATATTGTATGGCTATTAGCTACAGGATATCATCTTAATGCTGATTTTGATAAAGCAATAGAACTCTATACAAAATATAAAAATCAATTATCGCCCAGCGACTTACAACAAAAACGCAAAGAAATTGAAAAAAGAATACAAGAATGCAACAATGGTAAAGAACTCATAAAAAACCCTGTTCGTGTATTTATCGATAATTTAGGTCCTAATGTAAATACCATGGCACCCGAATACAGCCCCTTAATTTCAGCAGACGAATCAATGTTACTTTTTACTTCGCGCCGTTCCGACACTTATGGTGGTGGCTCCGATCCAGAAGACAACCTCTATTTTGAAGATATTTATGTATCTTACAACGATGGCAATGGTTGGTCGTTAGCTAAAAATGTAGGCAAACCTTTGAATACCAAGAACAACGATGCTACCGTAGGTTTGTCGCCCGATGGAACACAATTATTTACATTTAATGGTAAAATTAATAATGGTGATATTTATGTATCGAAACTCAAAGGTTCCGAATGGACAGCACCCGACGATAGCCCTTTAAAAAAATACATCAATTCTGAATTTCATGAAACCTCTGCATCTTTTTCGTTCGATGGAAAAACCATGTATTTTGTAAGCGATCGCGAAGGTGGATTTGGTGGACACGATATATGGGTTTCTCAATGGGAAACAGAAAAAGAACGTTGGGGACAACCTCGTAATATAGGCAGTGTTATCAATACCGAATACGACGAAGAAGGTGTTTTTATGCATCCCGACGGACGAACCCTATATTTCAGTTCACGAGGACATAATACCATGGGAGGATTCGATGTATTTAAATCGACGATGAATGATGATGGCACTTGGTCGAAACCTGAAAATATCGGATACCCCGTTAATACGCCCGACGACGACCTCTTTTTTGTAATGAGCGGAAGCGGTAAACATGGTTATTATAGTTCGGCTAATGATAACGGATATGGCGATTACGATTTATACATGATTACTTTTAGAGGTCCCGAAAAACCACCTGTATTACACAACGAAGATAATTTATTAGCCAATGTAGCTCCTGTTGGCGAAAGCGTTGTGGCTGAAAAAGTTGAAATTAAAACCATGCGACTTACTATTCTCAAAGGAACCATAAAAGATGCCATGACAAATGCCCCTGTTGAGGCTCAAATTGAGATTGTAGATAATACTAAAAACGAAGTAGTATCTGTTAATACATCCAATAGTACCACCGGCAAGTACTTAGTATCGTTACCTTCTGGACGAAATTATGGAATCGCTGTTAAAGCAGAAGGATATTTATTCCATTCAGAAAACTTCGATATTCCTGCCGCTACAGGTTACCAAGAAATAACGAAAGACATCCTTTTAAACAAACTTGCAGTAGGACAAAAAGTAGTACTTCGCAACATCTTCTTCGATTATGGTAAATCTTCACTAAGAGCAGAATCATATCCTGAACTTGATCGATTGGTTAAACTATTAACCGACTTACCAAAATTAAGAATAGAAATTAGTGGACATACTGACAACAAATCTTCATTACAATTTAATCAAAAACTTTCGGAGGCACGTGCAAAAGCCGTTGTCGATTACTTAATAAGTAAAGGAATTTCTGCTAGTAGGCTCGAATATAAAGGATATGCATATTTACAACCCATTGCTACCAACGATACCGAAGAAGGACGCCAACAAAACCGTCGTGTAGAATTTAAAGTTTTAGAAAATTAATATGTTAACCCATAAAAACATTAAGCTCAGTGATAACCTTTTTGATATCATTGAGCTTAATCCTTATGTTCTATTTGTTTTTGAACATTTACAACTTTTAGATAAGCCCAAAAATTTAACAGTAAAATCATTTTGCAAGGAATACTCATTAGACGTAGAACTATTTATTGCACTGCTAAATGTCTATAACGGCAATGATAACAACATTATACTAAAACCTGAAAAAAAACACCTTAAAACCATTGTTCCTTTTTTAAAACACTCTCATCAATATTATAAAAACGAAAAATATCCATTTATTACCAATCTTCTCGATATTCTTCAACTAAAAGTAAATTCAAAAGAAATAACTATACTGAAAAACTTTTTTGAAACATATAAAAACGAAGTTATTGAACACCTCGAATACGAAGAAAAAAACGTTTTTCCATATATCGAACAATTACTTACAAAAAAAAGATACTATCAAAATAAGGTTTCTTTTTCGATTAAAGATTACCAAGAACATCATAATGATATTGAAGAAAAATTAAGCGATTTAAAAAATTTACTCATTCATCATTTTAAAGTTGGCGACTTTGCTTCACTTAAACGACAAATTATTTTAAACTTATACGAATTACAATACGACTTACATGCTCACTCCATTATAGAAGACAAAATATTAATTCCTATTCTTTTAACCATTGAAGCAAACGAATAATGACAAACAAATGGATTATTGCCATTATTGAGCCCTCAGAAATTATAGTTGAAGGAATTTCTTCATACTGGTTAAAATCCGGACTTTCAGTCGAAATAAAAAAATATACTTCATTAGAACATTTTATACATAAACATCAAACAATCCGTCACAACATTGTATTTTTAAACCCAATTACAATCCAAAACATAGAAAATCAATGGATAAAGTTCAAAGAAAAACATAATGAATTAATTTCAATTGCAATTGTTTATCAACACTTTTCGCATGACACCTTATCATTATTTACTCAAGTTTTTCATATAGATAATTCATTTCAACAACTCATTAAGTTTATTTTAGAACAAAAAAACACCAATCAGACTAAAGAAAACAAAGAAAAATTATCTGTTCGCGAAAAAGAAATTTTACGTCTTTTATCTCAAGGAAAATCTATAAAAGAAATAGCCGAAAAAGTTCATTTAAGTCATCATACAGTACTTACCCATCGAAAAAACATAAGTGCTAAAACAGGCATTAAAACGCTTGCTGGTTTAACTGTATATGCAATAAG is a window of Bacteroidales bacterium DNA encoding:
- a CDS encoding PD40 domain-containing protein codes for the protein MKTIKYLINLFLFAFLFNNTNAQEVIIKKEDFASKDDYKIAKEYLSKAEEYYVLGRGGMKSALDFYLKVHQYIPNHAMLNYKIGSCYLHSIQKVKCLDYFKKAYSQNPTIQPDIVWLLATGYHLNADFDKAIELYTKYKNQLSPSDLQQKRKEIEKRIQECNNGKELIKNPVRVFIDNLGPNVNTMAPEYSPLISADESMLLFTSRRSDTYGGGSDPEDNLYFEDIYVSYNDGNGWSLAKNVGKPLNTKNNDATVGLSPDGTQLFTFNGKINNGDIYVSKLKGSEWTAPDDSPLKKYINSEFHETSASFSFDGKTMYFVSDREGGFGGHDIWVSQWETEKERWGQPRNIGSVINTEYDEEGVFMHPDGRTLYFSSRGHNTMGGFDVFKSTMNDDGTWSKPENIGYPVNTPDDDLFFVMSGSGKHGYYSSANDNGYGDYDLYMITFRGPEKPPVLHNEDNLLANVAPVGESVVAEKVEIKTMRLTILKGTIKDAMTNAPVEAQIEIVDNTKNEVVSVNTSNSTTGKYLVSLPSGRNYGIAVKAEGYLFHSENFDIPAATGYQEITKDILLNKLAVGQKVVLRNIFFDYGKSSLRAESYPELDRLVKLLTDLPKLRIEISGHTDNKSSLQFNQKLSEARAKAVVDYLISKGISASRLEYKGYAYLQPIATNDTEEGRQQNRRVEFKVLEN
- a CDS encoding hemerythrin domain-containing protein, coding for MLTHKNIKLSDNLFDIIELNPYVLFVFEHLQLLDKPKNLTVKSFCKEYSLDVELFIALLNVYNGNDNNIILKPEKKHLKTIVPFLKHSHQYYKNEKYPFITNLLDILQLKVNSKEITILKNFFETYKNEVIEHLEYEEKNVFPYIEQLLTKKRYYQNKVSFSIKDYQEHHNDIEEKLSDLKNLLIHHFKVGDFASLKRQIILNLYELQYDLHAHSIIEDKILIPILLTIEANE
- a CDS encoding response regulator transcription factor gives rise to the protein MTNKWIIAIIEPSEIIVEGISSYWLKSGLSVEIKKYTSLEHFIHKHQTIRHNIVFLNPITIQNIENQWIKFKEKHNELISIAIVYQHFSHDTLSLFTQVFHIDNSFQQLIKFILEQKNTNQTKENKEKLSVREKEILRLLSQGKSIKEIAEKVHLSHHTVLTHRKNISAKTGIKTLAGLTVYAISLGIINIDEMNQ